A section of the Sphaerobacter thermophilus DSM 20745 genome encodes:
- a CDS encoding branched-chain amino acid ABC transporter permease, whose protein sequence is MNDIVQFVVSSLSLGGLYALMALGLVIVYGILRLINFAYGELVMVGGYSLLILGKTVWPWIFVAALSVAMAVLASVLMERVGFRPVRNASPTTMLITSFAISALLQNIALLTVSPRPQAVRLPGFFVQTLTIGGFRVKAVDLISLAVSLILLGVLTVFLRRTIMGMALRASADDFTMARLLGVRANGVIAVAFAISGFMAGIVSLFWVGRSSLVEPAVGLQPVLIAFIASVVGGMESLKGAVLGGYLLGFLTVGLQSVLPQSLLDYRQAVTFSIVIVLLLIRPQGLIGGTYAREAR, encoded by the coding sequence TTGAATGACATCGTCCAGTTCGTCGTCTCGTCGCTCTCCCTCGGGGGGCTGTATGCCCTGATGGCGCTCGGGCTCGTCATCGTCTACGGCATCCTGCGGCTCATCAACTTCGCCTACGGCGAGCTGGTGATGGTCGGTGGCTACTCCCTGCTGATCCTGGGGAAGACCGTCTGGCCCTGGATCTTCGTGGCGGCGCTGAGCGTCGCGATGGCGGTGCTGGCGAGTGTGCTGATGGAGCGGGTCGGGTTCCGCCCGGTGCGCAATGCCTCCCCGACCACGATGCTCATCACCTCGTTCGCCATCAGCGCCCTGCTGCAGAACATCGCCTTGCTGACCGTGTCGCCCCGGCCGCAGGCCGTCCGCCTGCCGGGCTTCTTCGTGCAGACCCTGACCATCGGCGGCTTCCGGGTCAAGGCGGTCGATCTCATCAGCCTGGCGGTCAGCCTGATCCTGCTCGGCGTGCTCACGGTCTTTCTGCGCCGCACGATCATGGGCATGGCGCTGCGCGCATCGGCGGACGACTTCACCATGGCGCGGCTCCTCGGGGTGCGCGCCAACGGGGTGATCGCCGTGGCCTTTGCAATCAGTGGCTTCATGGCCGGCATCGTGTCGCTCTTCTGGGTGGGGCGCTCCTCGCTGGTCGAGCCGGCGGTCGGGCTCCAGCCGGTCCTGATCGCCTTCATCGCCTCGGTCGTGGGCGGGATGGAGAGTTTGAAGGGGGCGGTCCTCGGCGGCTACCTTCTGGGCTTCCTCACGGTCGGCCTGCAGTCGGTCCTGCCCCAGAGCCTGCTCGACTACCGGCAGGCCGTTACCTTCAGCATCGTGATCGTGTTGCTCCTGATCCGGCCCCAGGGGCTGATCGGCGGCACCTACGCGAGGGAGGCCCGGTGA
- a CDS encoding putative hydro-lyase, translating to MASSTQSLATPSEARKAIRSGQMRGHTSGIAPGYAQANLVVLPRDLAYDFLVFCHRNPKPCPLLDVTDPGSPEPARVAPGADLRTDLPRYRVYRHGELVEERDDLLDLWRDDLVAFLLGCSFTFDGLLVEAGVPVRHLGCGSNVPMYRTTQECIPAGPFAGPLVVSMRPIPPEHVVRAVQVTSRFPSVHGAPVHIGDPAVLGITDLAHPDWGDPPVIEPGDVPVFWACGVTPQAVAMNARPELMITHAPGHMFITDVPVASLAVL from the coding sequence GTGGCATCATCGACGCAGTCGCTCGCGACACCCAGCGAGGCCCGGAAGGCGATCCGCTCCGGTCAGATGCGGGGCCATACGTCCGGGATCGCGCCGGGCTACGCGCAGGCAAATCTCGTGGTCCTGCCACGCGACCTCGCCTACGACTTCCTCGTTTTCTGCCATCGCAACCCCAAGCCGTGCCCGCTGCTCGACGTGACCGACCCCGGCTCCCCTGAGCCGGCCCGCGTCGCCCCCGGGGCCGACCTGCGAACCGATCTCCCGCGCTACCGGGTTTACCGGCACGGGGAGCTGGTCGAGGAACGAGACGACCTGCTCGACCTGTGGCGTGACGATCTCGTGGCCTTTCTCTTGGGCTGCTCATTCACCTTCGACGGCCTGCTGGTCGAGGCCGGGGTGCCGGTGCGGCACCTGGGCTGCGGCAGCAACGTGCCGATGTACCGGACGACCCAGGAGTGCATCCCGGCCGGGCCGTTCGCCGGGCCGCTCGTCGTCTCGATGCGGCCGATCCCGCCTGAGCACGTGGTACGCGCGGTGCAGGTGACCTCACGCTTCCCGTCGGTGCACGGCGCGCCGGTGCATATCGGTGACCCGGCGGTGCTCGGCATCACCGATCTGGCGCACCCGGACTGGGGAGACCCGCCGGTCATCGAGCCGGGCGACGTCCCCGTCTTCTGGGCGTGTGGGGTGACCCCGCAGGCAGTGGCGATGAACGCCCGGCCGGAACTGATGATCACCCACGCGCCCGGGCACATGTTCATCACCGACGTTCCCGTCGCGTCACTGGCGGTGCTCTAA
- a CDS encoding ABC transporter ATP-binding protein, whose amino-acid sequence MTSPADGRGATGSLVAIGVVKTFAALRAVDGVSLTFNRGEILGLIGPNGSGKTTLINVLTGMLHITAGEVWVNGTNITGWAPHRIARVGLARTFQVVRLFHEFSVLENVEVAALSSGRIPRREATARAWEALERVGIAHLAPWPAAALPQGEERRVEIARALATAPEFLLLDEPGAGLTEPEVETLLATLSTIRRDLGCGILIVDHDMRLIMRLCDRIHVLNYGRTIAEGTPDEVRREPAVIEAYLGASAEAG is encoded by the coding sequence ATGACGTCGCCAGCCGATGGTCGCGGGGCGACCGGATCGTTGGTCGCAATCGGGGTGGTCAAGACCTTCGCCGCGCTGCGCGCGGTCGACGGCGTCAGCCTGACCTTCAACCGCGGCGAGATCCTGGGGCTTATCGGGCCAAACGGCTCCGGCAAGACGACGCTGATCAACGTCCTCACCGGGATGCTGCACATCACGGCTGGGGAGGTCTGGGTCAATGGGACCAACATCACCGGGTGGGCGCCGCACCGGATCGCTCGGGTCGGGCTTGCCCGCACCTTCCAGGTGGTGCGGCTCTTCCACGAGTTCAGCGTGCTGGAGAACGTCGAGGTCGCGGCCCTGAGCTCCGGCCGCATCCCGCGGCGGGAGGCGACGGCGCGTGCCTGGGAGGCCCTGGAGCGGGTCGGCATCGCGCACCTGGCGCCCTGGCCGGCCGCGGCGCTGCCGCAGGGCGAGGAGCGCCGCGTCGAAATCGCTCGCGCGCTGGCGACCGCGCCGGAGTTCCTGCTCCTGGACGAGCCGGGCGCCGGGCTTACCGAGCCGGAGGTCGAGACGCTCCTGGCGACGCTCTCGACCATCCGCCGGGACCTGGGCTGCGGCATCCTGATCGTCGACCACGACATGCGTCTGATCATGCGGCTGTGCGACCGCATCCACGTGCTGAACTACGGGCGCACGATTGCCGAGGGAACGCCCGACGAGGTCCGCCGCGAGCCGGCGGTCATCGAGGCGTACCTTGGCGCCTCGGCTGAGGCGGGTTGA
- a CDS encoding TVP38/TMEM64 family protein — MNAPAPGASSTRQRLMAARRLGAKRRIVPPLQVVVTLGAAALFGLAYLLSDEFRAEVGAIAAILGRGDAEGLRHYILSYGLWAPVASLALMVVQALVAPVPSSLVSFANGLAFGVGWGWALSVAGHTLAAGVCFWLMRALGRGPIEAVVGRGWLESADRWFARWGTAAILITRLVPGVAFDAVSFAAGLTGIRFDRFLAATAIGVAPQTLLYAYLGHAAVQFIWIPLAITGLVVGGCALAAWWKRTRP; from the coding sequence GTGAACGCCCCGGCACCGGGCGCATCATCCACCAGACAACGCCTCATGGCGGCACGCCGGCTGGGGGCGAAGCGCCGCATCGTCCCGCCGCTCCAGGTCGTGGTCACGCTCGGCGCCGCGGCCCTCTTTGGGCTGGCGTACCTGCTCTCAGACGAGTTCCGCGCCGAGGTTGGGGCGATCGCCGCCATCCTGGGGCGAGGCGATGCGGAGGGGCTGCGGCACTACATTCTCTCCTACGGCCTGTGGGCACCCGTTGCCTCCCTCGCCCTGATGGTCGTCCAGGCGCTGGTGGCGCCGGTACCGTCGTCGCTGGTGTCGTTCGCCAACGGGCTGGCCTTCGGCGTCGGCTGGGGCTGGGCGCTGAGCGTTGCTGGACATACGCTGGCGGCCGGCGTGTGCTTCTGGCTGATGCGGGCGCTCGGCCGGGGGCCCATCGAGGCTGTCGTGGGCCGCGGCTGGCTGGAGTCGGCCGACCGCTGGTTCGCCCGCTGGGGAACCGCCGCCATCCTGATCACGCGGCTGGTGCCCGGCGTCGCCTTCGACGCCGTCTCCTTCGCCGCCGGGCTGACCGGGATCCGGTTCGACCGGTTCCTGGCCGCGACGGCGATCGGGGTGGCCCCGCAGACCTTGCTCTACGCCTATCTGGGACACGCCGCTGTCCAGTTCATCTGGATCCCGCTGGCGATCACCGGGCTGGTCGTGGGCGGGTGTGCCCTGGCCGCCTGGTGGAAGCGAACGCGGCCCTGA
- a CDS encoding branched-chain amino acid ABC transporter permease: MDTTLLLQALTNGLLIGMVYALISVGLTLIFGLMEIVNFAHGEFLMLAMYAAFWASVLLSLDPMVSLPLTVGGLGLLGLATYRGIIAHILHAPMLAQIFATFGLGLFLRGLAQYLWTPNFRTIERPWLGQISGGTVNIGGVFLGVPQIAAAILAGVAFVALYLFITRTRVGLALQAVAEDKSTAGLMGIDSNRMFALGWVLGGACVGVAGAVLASFYPITPTVGILFALMAYIVVALGGFGSVPGALVAGLLVGLVQEASPILFGVPTTYKYAVVFALYLVVVLIRPQGLFGRF; encoded by the coding sequence GTGGATACGACGCTTCTCCTGCAAGCGCTCACCAACGGCCTGCTGATCGGGATGGTCTACGCGCTCATCTCGGTCGGCCTGACGCTGATCTTCGGACTGATGGAGATCGTGAACTTCGCCCACGGCGAGTTCCTGATGCTGGCCATGTACGCGGCGTTCTGGGCCAGCGTGCTCCTCAGCCTCGACCCGATGGTCTCGCTCCCGCTGACCGTCGGCGGGTTGGGCCTGCTGGGGTTGGCGACCTACCGGGGCATCATTGCCCACATCCTGCACGCCCCGATGCTGGCGCAGATCTTCGCCACCTTCGGCCTGGGCCTGTTCCTGCGCGGCCTGGCGCAGTACCTCTGGACGCCCAACTTCCGCACCATCGAGCGGCCCTGGCTCGGCCAGATCTCGGGCGGCACGGTCAACATCGGCGGGGTATTCCTCGGCGTGCCACAGATCGCCGCCGCGATCCTGGCCGGGGTGGCATTCGTCGCGCTCTATCTGTTCATCACCCGGACGCGCGTGGGCCTGGCGCTCCAGGCCGTGGCGGAGGACAAGTCGACCGCCGGCCTGATGGGGATCGACAGCAACCGGATGTTCGCCCTCGGCTGGGTGCTGGGTGGCGCCTGCGTCGGGGTGGCCGGCGCCGTGCTCGCGAGCTTCTACCCGATCACCCCGACGGTCGGGATCCTCTTCGCCCTGATGGCCTACATCGTGGTGGCACTCGGCGGATTCGGCAGCGTCCCCGGAGCGTTGGTCGCAGGGCTGCTGGTTGGCCTGGTGCAGGAGGCGAGTCCGATCCTCTTCGGCGTACCGACCACGTACAAGTATGCGGTCGTCTTCGCGCTCTACCTGGTCGTCGTCCTGATCCGACCGCAGGGTCTGTTCGGCCGCTTCTGA
- a CDS encoding ABC transporter ATP-binding protein: protein MLAVEDLHVRYGAINALNGISLHVDEGEIVGLIGVNGAGKSTTLGSVAGIVRPWRGAIRFRDVSLLGQPPEAIVRRGIALVPEGRRIFPGLTVEENLRLGAAVRKDRAEIQRDMERWCAFFPILGERLRRPAGTLSGGQQQMLAIARALMARPALMMLDEPSLGLSPKLVDDVFALIGELRDLGTTILLVEQNVEKTLALVDRAYLLNAGRVEFAGPPRTLREHADIESAYLGRHDGRGPESGPG, encoded by the coding sequence ATGCTGGCGGTAGAGGACCTCCACGTCCGCTATGGGGCGATCAATGCGCTCAACGGCATTTCCCTGCACGTCGACGAGGGGGAGATCGTCGGCCTCATCGGCGTGAACGGTGCCGGGAAGAGCACCACGCTGGGCAGTGTCGCCGGGATCGTCCGCCCATGGCGGGGGGCGATCCGCTTCCGCGACGTGTCGCTGCTGGGCCAGCCGCCCGAGGCAATCGTGCGCCGGGGCATCGCCCTCGTCCCTGAGGGACGCCGGATCTTTCCCGGCTTGACCGTCGAGGAGAACCTGCGTCTGGGGGCGGCGGTGCGGAAGGATCGGGCCGAGATCCAGCGCGACATGGAGCGCTGGTGTGCCTTCTTCCCGATCCTGGGCGAGCGCCTGCGGCGACCGGCCGGGACCCTGTCCGGTGGGCAGCAGCAGATGCTGGCGATCGCGCGGGCGCTGATGGCACGTCCGGCGCTCATGATGCTCGATGAGCCGTCGCTCGGGCTGTCGCCCAAGCTGGTCGACGATGTCTTTGCCCTCATCGGCGAACTCCGCGACCTCGGCACGACGATCCTCCTGGTGGAGCAGAACGTGGAGAAGACGCTGGCGCTGGTGGATCGAGCCTACTTGCTCAACGCCGGCCGGGTGGAGTTCGCCGGACCGCCTCGCACCTTGCGCGAGCACGCGGATATCGAGAGTGCCTACCTGGGGCGCCACGACGGTCGCGGCCCCGAGTCCGGGCCGGGTTAG
- a CDS encoding ABC transporter substrate-binding protein: MDHERAAQGIGGKALDGRLSRRRLLRLLAAGAAVPAMSLLAACGEASVSDDGGGGGSQPAPTATTADSGASSSGSPAASPSTQGGTTPSGPIRIGVILPLSGVAASVGADEKAAVELAVKIVNEETPDLPLPLAATAGLPNLGGATVELVFADSQGKAEVGQSEAERLINQENVVALFGCYQSAVTKTASAVAERAGIPFMNGESSSPALTESGYQWFFRTSPHDGDFSKAIMAFIRAMADEKGADVSTVSLLYEDTDFGVNSAKALTDEAEAHGLQIVGEVKYKANTTALTSEVQALRSQGADVLCPASYTNDAILTIETARQQGYLPKMIVAQDAGYSDPAFIEGVGAAFAEGIATRSAFSIDITEIKPAAAKVNEMYREIAGKDMHDVPARGFTAMMVLLDAINRAGSTEPDAIREALEATDLGPDDTIMPWQGVRFDETHQNILGGGIIVQIQNGEYRTVYPFDVATVEPSYPLQPWDQRGA, encoded by the coding sequence ATGGACCACGAGCGTGCAGCACAGGGGATCGGGGGTAAGGCGCTCGACGGGCGGCTCTCGCGGCGGCGACTGCTGCGCCTGCTTGCCGCCGGTGCGGCCGTGCCGGCTATGAGCCTGCTGGCGGCCTGCGGTGAGGCTTCGGTGAGCGACGACGGTGGCGGCGGCGGGAGCCAGCCGGCTCCGACTGCAACCACAGCCGACTCCGGCGCCTCTTCGAGTGGCAGCCCGGCTGCCTCGCCGAGCACTCAGGGCGGCACCACTCCGTCTGGCCCAATCCGCATCGGCGTGATCCTCCCGCTCAGCGGCGTGGCTGCCAGCGTCGGAGCCGATGAGAAGGCCGCGGTGGAACTCGCGGTGAAAATCGTCAACGAGGAGACACCCGATCTCCCCCTGCCGCTGGCAGCAACGGCCGGGCTGCCCAACCTGGGCGGAGCCACGGTCGAACTGGTCTTCGCCGACAGCCAGGGCAAGGCTGAGGTCGGCCAGTCGGAGGCCGAGCGGCTGATCAACCAGGAGAACGTTGTCGCCCTCTTCGGCTGCTACCAGAGCGCCGTCACCAAGACGGCCAGCGCCGTCGCCGAGCGGGCCGGCATCCCCTTCATGAACGGCGAATCGTCCTCCCCGGCGCTGACCGAGAGCGGCTACCAGTGGTTCTTCCGCACCTCGCCCCACGACGGCGATTTCTCCAAGGCCATCATGGCGTTCATCCGGGCCATGGCCGACGAGAAGGGTGCCGACGTCAGCACGGTGTCGCTGCTGTACGAGGACACCGACTTCGGCGTGAACAGCGCCAAGGCCCTCACCGACGAGGCCGAGGCACACGGGCTCCAGATCGTCGGTGAGGTGAAGTACAAGGCCAACACCACCGCGCTCACCAGTGAGGTGCAGGCCCTGCGCTCGCAGGGCGCCGACGTGCTGTGTCCGGCCTCCTACACAAACGACGCGATCCTCACCATCGAGACAGCGAGGCAGCAGGGGTACCTCCCGAAGATGATCGTGGCTCAGGACGCAGGCTACTCCGACCCGGCCTTCATCGAGGGAGTCGGCGCTGCCTTCGCCGAGGGCATCGCCACCCGCTCGGCCTTCTCGATCGATATCACCGAGATCAAGCCGGCCGCGGCCAAAGTCAACGAAATGTACCGGGAGATCGCGGGCAAGGACATGCACGACGTGCCGGCACGCGGCTTCACCGCCATGATGGTGCTGCTCGATGCGATCAACCGGGCCGGATCGACCGAGCCGGATGCGATCCGCGAGGCACTGGAGGCGACCGACCTGGGGCCGGACGACACGATCATGCCCTGGCAGGGGGTCCGGTTCGACGAGACGCACCAGAACATCCTGGGGGGCGGCATCATCGTGCAGATTCAGAACGGCGAGTACCGCACCGTGTATCCCTTCGACGTCGCCACGGTAGAACCGAGCTACCCCCTGCAGCCGTGGGATCAGCGCGGCGCATAG
- a CDS encoding branched-chain amino acid ABC transporter permease has product MNARALHVPRWVERAFPLIVLVVGLLAIAAGTDLLAGRVFQRVVTVMFINVILVVALQIFTGNSGLMSFAHVAFMAIGAYGSIWFSLSSQEKRLTLPDMPESWFLHQVHLPFIPALIAAGLVAAAVGAVLGVPLLRLRDASFTIASFAWLIIVHSVALQWDALTRGSRTVFGIPQYTGLWTATGWMLLFVALAFLFREMPLGLKLRAARDDEAAAWSIGISSAWVRWVAWVFSVFVAAVAGGLWAHFITTFSPNSFYLRQTFLIVAMLIIGGSGSVSGAVIGAVAVSLTSEALRSVENWLNLQRAAQTALGQVIPFQLVGFTEIVIALAMIAVLILRPSGLTRGREIRWPFGPKLDRPAAVEPTPERAGW; this is encoded by the coding sequence GTGAACGCCAGGGCGCTGCACGTACCGCGCTGGGTTGAACGCGCATTTCCGCTCATCGTGCTCGTCGTTGGGCTGCTCGCCATCGCGGCCGGTACAGACCTCCTCGCCGGGCGCGTGTTCCAGCGCGTCGTCACCGTGATGTTCATCAACGTGATCCTGGTCGTGGCGCTGCAGATCTTCACCGGGAACTCCGGCCTGATGTCGTTCGCCCACGTGGCCTTCATGGCCATTGGCGCCTACGGCTCGATCTGGTTCTCGCTGAGCTCGCAGGAGAAGCGGCTGACGCTGCCCGACATGCCCGAGAGCTGGTTCCTGCACCAGGTGCACCTGCCCTTCATCCCGGCGCTGATCGCCGCCGGGCTGGTCGCCGCGGCGGTGGGCGCGGTGCTGGGAGTGCCGTTACTCCGCCTGCGTGATGCTTCCTTTACTATCGCTTCGTTTGCCTGGCTGATCATCGTCCACAGCGTCGCGCTGCAGTGGGACGCACTGACCCGCGGCTCGCGCACCGTCTTCGGCATCCCCCAGTACACGGGTCTCTGGACGGCCACAGGCTGGATGCTTCTCTTCGTGGCGCTGGCGTTCCTGTTCCGCGAGATGCCGCTCGGCCTGAAGCTGCGCGCGGCACGCGACGACGAGGCGGCCGCCTGGAGCATCGGCATCAGCAGCGCCTGGGTGCGCTGGGTCGCCTGGGTCTTCAGCGTCTTCGTCGCTGCCGTGGCCGGGGGCTTGTGGGCGCACTTCATCACTACCTTCTCACCCAACTCCTTCTACCTGCGCCAGACCTTCCTCATCGTGGCGATGCTCATCATCGGGGGGAGCGGCAGCGTGAGCGGCGCGGTCATCGGCGCCGTGGCCGTCTCCCTGACCTCCGAGGCGCTGCGCAGTGTCGAGAACTGGCTCAACCTCCAGCGGGCGGCGCAGACGGCGCTGGGCCAGGTGATCCCGTTCCAGCTTGTCGGCTTCACCGAGATTGTCATCGCCCTGGCGATGATCGCGGTGCTGATCCTGCGCCCGTCCGGCCTGACGCGGGGCAGGGAGATTCGCTGGCCGTTCGGACCGAAGCTCGACCGCCCCGCCGCCGTCGAGCCGACGCCCGAACGTGCCGGGTGGTGA
- a CDS encoding ABC transporter substrate-binding protein, whose translation MTPRMPLRLLTFFSLLALVLVACGGTEGAPVTPTEPAGGAGSGAATAPASPGAGGEDPIIIGAAVHLTGWMAAYDTPPLMGARLAVKQINEAGGVLGRPLQLIELDGKTDQATVGNAAIQLIEQGAEVLIAPCDFDFGAPVGRAAQDAGIVGLSTCASSPLYGSEALGDMQFTVSMWNQTMSAAAAQFACVDMGWTTGATIVDTTTEYTQSLGEYFVDAFEEMGCTIVNEDTYLQGDMQIDAQIQRLQGLPEPPQVILLSTNMPDYAMMVRELRAAGFDTPLMGGDAMDTVEFYPAVGPDAGNNIFISTHSFVGPGVGPAMDEFLELYEAEYGGPPETAFAVMGWDTVNIIAESIERAGTTDGPALVQAMEGVTFDLLSGSLTWSDAASGHAPDKEAFILEVKNGEPTFVKKIKPEYVPPM comes from the coding sequence GTGACGCCACGCATGCCTTTGCGCCTACTGACCTTCTTCAGCCTCCTTGCCCTGGTCCTGGTCGCGTGCGGCGGAACAGAGGGTGCACCCGTCACGCCGACCGAGCCGGCGGGCGGGGCAGGATCCGGGGCGGCAACCGCCCCGGCGTCGCCGGGTGCCGGCGGCGAGGATCCGATCATCATCGGCGCGGCCGTGCACCTGACCGGCTGGATGGCCGCCTACGACACCCCGCCCCTGATGGGCGCCCGGCTCGCGGTCAAGCAGATCAACGAGGCGGGCGGCGTGCTGGGCCGGCCGCTGCAGTTGATTGAGCTGGATGGGAAGACTGATCAGGCGACGGTCGGCAACGCGGCGATCCAGTTGATCGAGCAGGGCGCCGAGGTCTTGATTGCTCCCTGCGACTTCGACTTCGGTGCGCCCGTCGGCCGCGCCGCGCAGGACGCCGGGATCGTCGGTCTATCCACCTGCGCGTCGTCCCCGCTCTACGGCTCGGAGGCGCTCGGGGACATGCAGTTCACCGTCTCGATGTGGAACCAGACGATGTCGGCGGCGGCAGCCCAGTTCGCGTGCGTGGACATGGGCTGGACGACCGGCGCCACGATCGTTGACACCACGACGGAGTACACCCAGTCGCTGGGCGAGTACTTCGTCGACGCGTTCGAGGAGATGGGGTGCACCATCGTTAATGAGGACACCTATCTCCAGGGCGACATGCAGATCGACGCCCAGATCCAGCGTCTCCAGGGTCTGCCGGAGCCGCCGCAGGTGATCCTGCTCTCTACCAACATGCCGGACTACGCCATGATGGTGCGCGAGCTGCGCGCGGCCGGCTTCGACACGCCGCTCATGGGCGGCGACGCCATGGACACGGTCGAGTTCTACCCCGCGGTCGGTCCGGACGCGGGCAACAACATCTTCATCTCGACGCACAGCTTCGTGGGGCCCGGTGTCGGGCCGGCGATGGACGAGTTCCTCGAACTCTACGAGGCCGAGTACGGGGGACCGCCGGAGACGGCCTTCGCGGTGATGGGCTGGGATACGGTCAACATCATCGCGGAGTCGATCGAGCGTGCAGGGACCACCGACGGTCCGGCCCTCGTCCAGGCGATGGAGGGAGTGACCTTCGACCTCCTGAGCGGCAGCCTGACGTGGTCCGATGCCGCATCCGGTCACGCCCCCGACAAGGAGGCCTTCATCCTCGAGGTCAAGAACGGCGAGCCGACCTTCGTCAAGAAGATCAAGCCCGAGTACGTCCCGCCGATGTAG
- a CDS encoding flagellar brake protein, giving the protein MSNVSERTRTVHQDELPLSLFIGDVTIEVPTPAGITSFAVEVEERLTDRGRIVVRISGSDADDLTRLTGATVTAVVSRTLAAPLVATAVVDRVLPGDPVRVVLRRTTPWRPRQRREAVRLDIVIRPQSVARITPDGEEPIDARIIDLSATGVRLESATSLDRGERLHLVFSLPTTPTPFDTVVEVMHCQERPDGLQRPWQLGCRFVDLDKRVSEAIFRFIFEEQRRRLRRRRDH; this is encoded by the coding sequence ATGAGCAACGTCTCCGAGCGCACCAGGACGGTACACCAAGACGAATTGCCGCTCTCGCTCTTCATCGGCGACGTGACCATTGAGGTGCCGACCCCTGCCGGCATCACCAGCTTCGCTGTTGAGGTCGAAGAGCGGCTCACCGATCGAGGCAGGATCGTCGTCCGTATATCCGGCAGCGATGCGGACGACCTTACCCGCCTCACCGGTGCCACCGTGACCGCCGTCGTGTCTCGCACGCTGGCTGCACCGCTTGTCGCAACCGCCGTCGTCGATCGCGTGCTGCCCGGCGACCCCGTGCGTGTCGTCCTCCGACGCACCACACCCTGGCGGCCGAGGCAGCGCCGCGAGGCCGTGCGCCTTGACATCGTGATTCGGCCGCAATCCGTCGCTCGCATCACGCCGGACGGCGAGGAGCCCATCGATGCGCGGATCATCGATCTCAGCGCGACGGGCGTGCGACTCGAATCGGCTACCAGCCTCGATCGAGGCGAACGCCTGCACCTTGTCTTCTCCCTCCCCACCACGCCGACGCCCTTCGACACCGTCGTCGAGGTGATGCACTGCCAGGAGCGCCCCGACGGGCTCCAGCGCCCCTGGCAACTCGGCTGCCGATTCGTCGATCTCGACAAGCGGGTGAGCGAGGCGATCTTCCGCTTTATCTTCGAGGAGCAGCGCCGCCGGCTCCGGCGACGTCGCGACCACTAG
- a CDS encoding LLM class flavin-dependent oxidoreductase translates to MTVAVDIRVPMGLPLPALIDFIRGCEEAGFHGVGLHDHHHIGRDCYVVLGIAAASTSRLSLYPVTSNTVTRHPLVLAALANSLAEVAPGRTCITLGPGFLSVEAAGESRAAIDDLRRAVRAIRTLLAGETTEFKGVPVRLRNHPGGTLPVLLTASGPRLLELAGEVADGAVMLVGLDPQMVAAARRHLAAGAERAGRDPKELLEVFITPIAVGDRAVVCQWPRQWFRPGQPWLAYPSRSNLHWLRYAGVDLSPGHDPMSISEAQAEEICDRLGLFGPAEYCAERLLRAREEAGVERVFLFPAHTAATSYELPWAEVEAFRRVIGPRLRA, encoded by the coding sequence ATGACCGTTGCGGTGGATATTCGGGTGCCTATGGGGTTGCCGCTCCCGGCCTTGATCGACTTCATCCGCGGCTGTGAGGAGGCCGGTTTCCACGGGGTGGGCCTCCATGACCACCACCACATCGGCCGCGATTGCTATGTGGTGCTGGGTATCGCCGCGGCCAGCACGTCGCGGCTGTCGCTCTACCCGGTCACGTCCAACACGGTCACCCGGCATCCGCTGGTGCTCGCGGCGCTGGCCAACTCGCTGGCGGAGGTCGCCCCCGGGCGTACCTGCATTACCCTCGGCCCCGGCTTCCTCTCGGTCGAGGCCGCCGGGGAGTCGCGCGCGGCGATCGACGACCTGCGCCGGGCCGTGCGCGCCATCCGGACGCTGCTTGCCGGGGAGACGACTGAGTTCAAGGGCGTGCCGGTGCGCCTGCGGAACCACCCGGGAGGGACCCTGCCCGTACTGCTGACCGCCTCCGGGCCGCGCCTGCTGGAACTCGCCGGGGAGGTCGCCGACGGCGCGGTGATGCTGGTGGGGCTCGACCCGCAGATGGTGGCCGCCGCCCGGCGCCACCTGGCAGCCGGAGCTGAGCGCGCCGGGCGCGACCCGAAGGAACTTCTGGAGGTCTTCATCACCCCGATCGCGGTCGGCGACCGGGCGGTGGTGTGTCAGTGGCCGCGGCAGTGGTTCCGTCCCGGGCAGCCGTGGCTCGCGTACCCGAGCCGCTCGAACCTCCACTGGCTGCGGTACGCCGGGGTCGACCTGTCGCCGGGACACGACCCGATGTCCATTTCCGAGGCGCAGGCCGAGGAGATCTGTGATCGGCTCGGGCTCTTCGGCCCGGCCGAGTACTGCGCCGAGCGGCTGCTGCGGGCGCGGGAAGAGGCCGGGGTCGAGCGCGTCTTCCTCTTCCCGGCCCACACCGCCGCGACGAGCTACGAGCTGCCCTGGGCCGAGGTGGAAGCGTTCCGCCGCGTGATCGGCCCCCGCCTGCGCGCCTGA